A stretch of Desulfotalea psychrophila LSv54 DNA encodes these proteins:
- a CDS encoding TRAP transporter large permease gives MSSATPPQMPAANKNWMHWLDDNFEKPFLILGMLSIILISVFQTSYRYIGVPLGADPSAGVWTEELARFIFIWISYLAVPIAIKNRSNIRVDIVYDRLPPRLQRISWVVVDVFFLILTSVILYMGIKHIGMQIRYPQTTAALQIPYYIPYLILPIAFGLMSLRLLQDLFKQVKETGILDSLVGVGLCAAISLPIILFSGFNVLSVLFGYFALFLVIGVPIAISLGLAALATVVANGSLPIEYVAQVSFTSIDSFPIMAIPFFIAAGVFMGCGGLSRRLLDLADELLGALPGGLALATIATCMFFAAISGSGPATVAAIGSLTIPAMMARGYDKYFSCAVVATAGAIGVMIPPSNPFVVYGVSAQVSVGDLFIAGIVPGLLTGLALMVFSFFYSKKRGWKGEVKERNFKTFARAFWDAKLALMVPVIVLGGIYGGIMTPTEAAAVAAFYGLVVGIFVYRELNMKNLAPAFIEACSTSAIVIVLMAMAKIFGNVMTVEQVPAMIADFILGMTSNKIVILLLINVLLLVVGTFMEALAAIVILVPILLPIVMKVGVDPLHFGIIMVVNLAIGFVTPPVGVNLFVAAGVANVKIEQVSKVVIPFLGVMILVLLAVTFIPQLSLFMI, from the coding sequence ATGTCTTCAGCGACACCACCACAGATGCCGGCGGCCAATAAAAATTGGATGCATTGGCTTGATGATAATTTTGAAAAGCCCTTTCTTATCTTGGGAATGCTCTCTATCATTCTCATCAGTGTCTTCCAAACCTCCTACCGTTATATCGGCGTACCTCTTGGTGCTGACCCGAGTGCTGGTGTTTGGACCGAAGAACTTGCCCGTTTTATCTTTATCTGGATCTCTTATCTGGCAGTTCCCATAGCGATCAAGAATCGAAGTAATATTCGAGTTGATATTGTTTATGATCGCCTTCCTCCGCGTTTGCAACGGATAAGCTGGGTTGTGGTTGATGTCTTCTTTTTGATCCTCACTTCAGTAATTTTGTATATGGGTATCAAGCATATCGGTATGCAGATCAGATATCCACAGACTACAGCAGCCTTGCAAATACCGTACTATATACCCTATTTGATTCTGCCCATTGCCTTTGGCCTGATGTCTCTGCGCCTGCTTCAGGATCTTTTCAAGCAGGTTAAGGAAACGGGTATTCTTGATTCACTTGTTGGTGTGGGGCTCTGTGCTGCTATCTCTTTGCCTATAATCTTATTTAGTGGCTTTAACGTATTGTCAGTGCTCTTTGGCTACTTTGCCCTCTTTTTGGTAATTGGTGTGCCCATTGCCATCAGTCTTGGCCTTGCAGCTCTTGCCACCGTTGTGGCCAACGGCTCTCTCCCCATTGAGTATGTGGCGCAGGTGAGTTTTACCTCCATTGATAGCTTTCCCATCATGGCAATTCCATTTTTTATTGCTGCCGGTGTGTTCATGGGCTGTGGTGGGCTTTCCCGCCGTCTACTGGATCTTGCCGATGAACTTCTCGGTGCCCTGCCCGGTGGTCTGGCCCTTGCGACCATTGCAACCTGTATGTTCTTTGCCGCAATCTCTGGTTCTGGCCCTGCAACCGTTGCTGCAATTGGCTCCCTGACCATTCCTGCCATGATGGCACGTGGCTATGATAAGTACTTTTCCTGTGCCGTTGTGGCAACCGCCGGTGCGATCGGGGTAATGATTCCTCCATCCAACCCCTTTGTCGTCTACGGTGTTTCCGCCCAGGTATCGGTAGGTGATCTCTTTATTGCCGGTATTGTTCCCGGTCTTCTTACCGGACTTGCCCTGATGGTTTTTAGTTTCTTTTATTCGAAGAAGCGTGGCTGGAAGGGTGAGGTGAAAGAACGTAATTTTAAGACATTTGCTCGGGCATTTTGGGATGCAAAGCTTGCCCTGATGGTACCGGTGATTGTTCTCGGTGGTATCTACGGTGGTATCATGACCCCCACCGAAGCCGCTGCCGTTGCAGCCTTCTACGGTTTGGTTGTTGGTATCTTTGTCTACCGCGAGCTGAACATGAAGAATCTGGCTCCTGCCTTTATTGAGGCCTGTTCAACCTCGGCGATTGTTATTGTCCTTATGGCCATGGCCAAGATTTTTGGTAACGTCATGACCGTGGAGCAGGTACCGGCTATGATTGCCGACTTCATTCTTGGCATGACTTCCAATAAAATTGTTATCCTGCTCTTGATCAACGTTCTGCTTCTGGTCGTTGGTACCTTTATGGAGGCCCTGGCAGCCATTGTTATTTTGGTACCCATCCTCCTGCCGATTGTCATGAAGGTAGGTGTTGATCCACTGCATTTTGGTATCATCATGGTGGTCAACCTGGCCATTGGTTTTGTTACCCCGCCTGTTGGGGTCAACCTCTTTGTTGCCGCTGGGGTTGCTAATGTTAAGATTGAGCAGGTCTCCAAGGTTGTTATTCCATTTTTGGGCGTCATGATATTGGTACTGCTTGCTGTAACCTTTATTCCGCAACTCTCCCTCTTCATGATCTAG
- a CDS encoding TRAP transporter substrate-binding protein: MFKTGMKTICVAALLTGLVACGSDDGKKAGETANKPVKIRLGHPMAPGNNVTLGYEKFKELVEAESKGNIKVQLFGSAMLGSDRVTMESVQQGSLEMASSSSPNMANFSKEFMAFDLPYITRPQYQKNLYAALDNGELGEYLDAESAKIGLRPVMYSEYGYRNFCSATKPIASMADLKGLKVRTTDSPVEVAVAAGLGMNPAPIAWGETYTALQQGTVDGEGNTFSLLNDAKHSEVLTSAIDSQHNYSMHILMMNEEFYQSLSPENQKIITGSAQKALAYQRGITADLEKAATQAFLDRGIKITYLSDAERQKFEDATRPVWEKFKESISPKLIGLIQDTQRDDYTAK, translated from the coding sequence ATGTTTAAAACTGGGATGAAGACAATTTGTGTTGCAGCGTTGCTTACGGGGCTCGTTGCCTGTGGTTCTGATGATGGCAAGAAAGCCGGAGAGACAGCTAATAAACCTGTGAAAATTCGTTTGGGTCACCCCATGGCTCCAGGTAATAATGTTACCTTGGGCTATGAAAAGTTCAAAGAGCTTGTAGAGGCAGAATCTAAGGGCAACATTAAGGTGCAACTCTTTGGTAGTGCGATGCTTGGTTCAGATCGGGTAACCATGGAGTCTGTCCAGCAGGGATCTTTGGAGATGGCTTCCTCTTCATCACCTAACATGGCCAATTTTTCCAAAGAGTTCATGGCATTTGATCTGCCTTATATCACCCGTCCTCAGTACCAAAAGAACCTTTATGCTGCCCTCGATAATGGGGAACTTGGTGAGTATCTTGACGCAGAATCAGCAAAAATTGGTCTCAGACCAGTTATGTACAGTGAGTATGGTTACCGTAATTTCTGTAGTGCCACCAAGCCTATTGCCTCCATGGCAGACCTTAAGGGCCTGAAGGTACGCACCACAGATTCTCCCGTAGAGGTTGCCGTTGCTGCCGGTCTTGGTATGAACCCTGCTCCTATTGCCTGGGGTGAGACCTATACTGCCCTTCAGCAAGGAACCGTTGATGGCGAGGGCAATACCTTCTCTCTTCTCAATGATGCTAAGCATAGCGAGGTATTGACCTCTGCTATTGATTCTCAGCATAACTATAGCATGCACATCCTGATGATGAATGAAGAGTTTTACCAGTCTCTCTCTCCTGAGAATCAGAAAATCATCACCGGTTCAGCTCAAAAGGCCTTAGCCTATCAGCGTGGCATTACCGCAGATCTTGAAAAAGCTGCAACGCAGGCATTTCTTGATCGTGGAATCAAGATTACCTATCTCTCCGATGCGGAGCGTCAAAAATTTGAGGATGCAACCCGTCCGGTATGGGAAAAATTTAAAGAATCGATCTCTCCCAAGCTTATTGGTCTCATTCAAGATACCCAGCGTGACGATTATACCGCCAAGTAA